The Thalassotalea sp. 273M-4 genome includes a region encoding these proteins:
- the glnD gene encoding [protein-PII] uridylyltransferase, producing the protein MQTKSIIPAVFQQKLIIAATPLTTQDFVALGEEFSLWLKQAWYTIDVTDLVHARAEYIDLVLQKIWAQHHLDEHQISLMAVGGYGRGELHPFSDVDILLLTQEKVSKELEDHIGSFITQLWDIRLEIGHSVRSVKECIKQAKKDVTVATNLLESRRICGLELLPEQLLPHMQKRGFWPSADFFKAKRDEQVKRHQQFKGAAYTLEPNLKANPGALRDIQNISWVALRHFEADDLKGLVEHNYLTQNEYLELRECQDYLWRMRFALHIVAGRSENRLLFDYQGPVAEMMGFGDDGKAAIERMMKRFFRVINYVGELNEMLLQHFQQAILNDLSAQKEQDLDDDFCLVGNLIQVKRKGAFSRPHLIIKLFLMIAQDQRIKGIHSNTIRLLRNARRRLIASLNDYAECRRLFMELIRHPRGLGRSFNLMYKHEILSAYLPEWRNIVGQMQFDLFHAYSVDEHSYRLIKNLYRFSLVEHNHEFPLCSKIMQDLRKPEVLYLAGIFHDIAKGRGGNHSELGAIDALAFGHMHGLNKHDTNMISWLVEQHLLMSVTAQRKDISDPDVINEFANIVRDESHLDNLYCLTVADMRATNESLWNSWKANLLEELYYNTRAALRRGLEKPVEVRSQIRENRSQALHIMVEKGIQESAILELWKQFKADYFLRYTPEQISWHTRHILTHDKRKPLVLISEKPFRGGTEVFVFTKDRQNIFATIVACLGAKRLSIHDAKILTSKDGFTLNTFVVLDNKSVPIKDPYVADEVKYALTKQLERTEYVKVNPLPLPLKYRQFNIPTQVRFHQHKNSRVTSLEIVALDRPGLLAQIGEVFHQVKINVHTAKITTFGEKAEDVFIVSNSQQLALSQVEQDQLESLLCNMQ; encoded by the coding sequence GTGCAAACAAAATCGATTATTCCAGCAGTATTTCAACAAAAGCTTATTATCGCTGCCACCCCGTTAACCACCCAAGACTTTGTTGCTTTAGGCGAAGAGTTTTCGCTCTGGTTAAAGCAAGCTTGGTACACCATAGATGTGACCGATTTGGTTCATGCCAGAGCAGAATATATCGACCTTGTACTGCAGAAGATTTGGGCTCAACATCATTTGGATGAGCATCAAATTTCATTGATGGCCGTGGGTGGCTATGGACGTGGCGAATTACACCCTTTCTCGGATGTAGATATTTTGCTATTAACCCAAGAGAAAGTATCGAAAGAGCTCGAAGATCATATCGGCAGTTTTATTACTCAACTTTGGGATATTCGTCTTGAAATTGGTCACAGTGTTCGCAGCGTGAAAGAGTGCATTAAGCAGGCGAAAAAAGACGTAACCGTGGCGACGAACCTTTTAGAGTCTCGTCGCATTTGTGGTCTTGAGTTATTACCAGAACAATTACTCCCGCATATGCAAAAGCGCGGCTTTTGGCCCTCTGCTGACTTTTTTAAAGCCAAGCGCGACGAACAAGTAAAAAGACATCAGCAATTTAAAGGCGCCGCTTACACCTTAGAACCAAATCTTAAAGCCAATCCAGGCGCTTTAAGAGATATTCAAAACATTAGTTGGGTTGCCTTGAGGCATTTTGAAGCCGATGATTTAAAAGGTTTAGTGGAACATAACTACCTAACCCAAAATGAATATCTAGAACTACGCGAGTGTCAAGACTACTTATGGCGGATGCGTTTTGCCCTGCACATTGTTGCCGGTCGCAGTGAAAACCGATTGTTATTTGATTATCAAGGACCGGTCGCCGAAATGATGGGCTTTGGTGACGATGGCAAAGCGGCCATTGAGCGCATGATGAAGCGATTCTTTCGGGTCATTAACTATGTTGGTGAACTCAATGAAATGCTACTGCAACATTTTCAACAAGCAATTTTAAACGATTTAAGTGCGCAAAAAGAACAAGACTTAGACGATGATTTTTGCTTGGTTGGTAACCTAATTCAGGTAAAACGTAAGGGTGCATTTTCTCGTCCTCACCTTATTATTAAACTGTTTTTGATGATTGCACAAGATCAACGAATCAAAGGCATACATTCAAATACCATTCGTTTATTGCGTAACGCCCGTCGTCGTTTAATTGCCAGTTTAAATGATTACGCTGAGTGTCGTCGTTTATTTATGGAACTGATCAGACACCCTAGAGGTTTAGGTCGCAGTTTCAACCTAATGTATAAGCACGAAATCTTATCCGCTTACTTACCAGAATGGCGAAATATTGTTGGCCAAATGCAATTTGACCTATTTCACGCATATTCGGTCGATGAACACAGTTACCGTTTAATCAAAAACCTTTATCGCTTTTCTTTGGTTGAGCACAATCATGAGTTTCCACTGTGCAGTAAAATCATGCAAGATTTACGCAAACCGGAAGTACTTTACCTTGCGGGTATTTTTCATGATATCGCGAAAGGGCGTGGGGGTAATCACAGCGAACTTGGGGCAATTGATGCTTTAGCCTTTGGTCATATGCATGGATTGAACAAACACGATACCAACATGATTTCTTGGTTGGTAGAACAACACCTTTTAATGTCAGTAACAGCACAGCGTAAAGATATTTCTGATCCCGATGTGATCAATGAATTTGCTAACATAGTGCGAGATGAATCACACCTTGATAATCTTTATTGTTTAACGGTTGCGGATATGCGAGCAACGAATGAAAGCTTATGGAACAGTTGGAAAGCCAACCTACTAGAAGAGCTTTATTACAATACTCGAGCGGCGCTTAGAAGAGGCCTAGAAAAACCGGTTGAAGTGCGCTCACAAATTCGTGAGAACCGCAGCCAAGCACTGCACATTATGGTTGAAAAAGGCATACAAGAAAGCGCTATTTTAGAGCTTTGGAAACAGTTTAAAGCGGATTACTTTTTACGTTACACACCAGAACAAATCAGTTGGCATACTCGCCATATTCTCACCCATGACAAACGAAAACCATTGGTGTTAATCAGTGAAAAGCCGTTTCGAGGAGGCACCGAAGTTTTTGTTTTCACCAAAGACAGGCAAAATATTTTCGCCACTATCGTTGCCTGTTTAGGGGCCAAAAGGTTGTCCATTCACGACGCCAAAATCTTAACGTCAAAAGATGGTTTTACCCTAAATACGTTTGTTGTTTTAGACAATAAATCGGTGCCAATCAAAGACCCATATGTTGCTGATGAAGTAAAGTACGCACTGACTAAGCAGTTAGAAAGGACCGAATATGTCAAAGTCAACCCGCTACCTCTGCCTCTTAAGTATCGACAATTTAACATCCCAACACAGGTAAGGTTTCATCAGCACAAAAACTCTAGGGTAACATCATTAGAAATTGTGGCATTAGATAGACCTGGCCTATTGGCTCAGATTGGCGAAGTATTTCACCAAGTAAAAATTAATGTTCATACCGCTAAAATCACCACCTTTGGTGAGAAAGCCGAAGATGTCTTTATTGTTTCAAACTCGCAGCAACTTGCTCTTTCGCAAGTTGAACAAGATCAATTAGAATCATTACTTTGTAATATGCAATAA
- the pyrH gene encoding UMP kinase → MASNPKPVYRRILLKLSGEALMGSEGFGIDPAVLDRMAQEIKELIEMGVQVGLVIGGGNLFRGAGLAEAGMNRVVGDQMGMLATVMNGLAMRDALHRAFVNARLMSAIDLTGVCDSYNWAEAISLLKSGRVVIFSAGTGNPFFTTDSAACLRGIEIEADAVFKGTKVDGIYSDDPVKNPEAELYSKLSFDSVLEKELKVMDLAAFTLARDHSMPIRVFNMNKEGALKSIILGSEEGTLIDHEAKL, encoded by the coding sequence ATGGCCTCCAATCCAAAACCGGTATATCGTAGAATCTTACTGAAACTAAGTGGTGAAGCCTTAATGGGCAGTGAGGGCTTTGGTATCGATCCTGCGGTTCTTGACCGTATGGCACAAGAAATTAAAGAACTTATTGAGATGGGTGTGCAAGTTGGTCTTGTTATCGGCGGTGGTAACCTATTTCGTGGCGCGGGCCTAGCAGAAGCTGGAATGAACCGAGTTGTTGGTGATCAAATGGGCATGTTGGCAACCGTAATGAACGGCTTGGCCATGCGTGATGCATTACATCGCGCTTTTGTAAATGCTCGCTTGATGTCTGCTATTGACTTGACCGGTGTTTGTGACAGTTACAACTGGGCAGAAGCTATCAGTCTACTAAAATCTGGCCGTGTCGTTATTTTCAGCGCTGGTACTGGTAACCCATTCTTTACGACCGACTCTGCAGCGTGTTTACGTGGTATCGAAATTGAAGCTGATGCCGTATTTAAAGGTACCAAAGTCGATGGCATTTACTCCGATGATCCGGTTAAAAACCCAGAAGCAGAACTTTATTCTAAGCTGTCTTTTGACTCCGTACTAGAAAAAGAATTAAAAGTAATGGACCTTGCAGCATTTACCTTAGCTCGTGACCATTCAATGCCAATTCGTGTTTTCAACATGAATAAAGAAGGCGCATTAAAATCAATTATTTTAGGTAGTGAAGAGGGGACTCTGATCGACCATGAAGCAAAACTTTAA
- the uppS gene encoding polyprenyl diphosphate synthase, with the protein MNTSEPMSVPQHVAIIMDGNGRWAQSQGKGRVAGHRAGVKSVRNCVTRARELGIKALTLFAFSSENWKRPEEEVTVLMELFMFVLTREVKRLHKNGIRFELIGDKSRFSDKLKQKITDAEQLTKNNDAMVLSIAANYGGRWDISQATKKIAQLAKDGELDVEHINEQTLNNHMSLSHLPDLDLMIRTGGDYRISNFLLWQAAYAELYFTEQLWPDFQTESFDQAIASFSNRERRFGKTGDQIRESHK; encoded by the coding sequence ATGAATACTAGTGAGCCAATGAGCGTACCACAGCATGTGGCGATTATCATGGATGGCAACGGCCGTTGGGCACAGTCACAAGGGAAAGGGCGAGTTGCAGGTCATCGAGCTGGTGTAAAGTCGGTACGTAATTGCGTTACTCGTGCTCGTGAACTTGGTATCAAAGCCTTGACACTTTTTGCTTTTAGCAGTGAAAACTGGAAAAGGCCAGAAGAAGAAGTTACCGTATTGATGGAACTGTTTATGTTTGTGTTAACACGTGAAGTGAAACGCTTGCATAAAAACGGTATCCGATTTGAGTTAATTGGCGATAAGAGTCGTTTCTCAGATAAGTTAAAACAAAAAATAACAGACGCAGAGCAACTAACAAAAAATAATGATGCTATGGTGCTGTCAATTGCTGCCAATTATGGCGGTCGTTGGGATATTAGCCAAGCAACCAAAAAAATAGCTCAACTTGCCAAAGACGGCGAGCTAGACGTCGAACATATTAATGAGCAAACGCTCAACAACCATATGAGTTTATCTCATCTACCCGATTTGGATTTAATGATCCGAACCGGTGGTGATTATCGCATCAGCAACTTCTTGCTTTGGCAGGCGGCTTATGCTGAATTGTACTTTACCGAACAGCTTTGGCCTGATTTTCAAACAGAATCGTTTGACCAAGCTATCGCGTCGTTTTCGAACCGTGAACGTCGATTCGGCAAAACCGGTGATCAAATCCGAGAATCTCATAAATAA
- a CDS encoding sulfotransferase: protein MKDIALANSILQDLQQKKRATAVAKIKQLIETNAELKQHWGGIARIAASINEAMLAEAAAYMYLGENPEHPGIVLQTAGIIAECGKIEQAIELVLTLNAIDGSFSHQHFLATAYSQIGQSDKAVNHAKKAIELSPQSASTWLLIASLTNAQDHPELVNKMTSLTDSFIGKDAQHDIPFWYALGKYNLDLNQVEQGVEMFEKGATLMQKLRRYDSQRDVAISNDLINHFSPEYFNDVEPLRNLSDKAPIFLIGLPRSGTTLTQHILSAHSAVAGGGELNALTMAVSSVGFDKVKALANVQEAEQQHIMANIRQQYMQLVSSRFGANALVVDKTLNLNRYLGVIAKVFPDAKIVHIDRDLQDTAWSCFRTYFNQGLEWSNDFSDIGRFFKVETNLNRYWQPFIKPQSQRIQYEALTQQPEAVIRSLLAYLELEFEPACLHSHQSKQVVTTASVQQVRQPINQNSVQSSQPVRDKMTDFTLHLV, encoded by the coding sequence TTGAAAGACATCGCCTTAGCCAATTCAATTTTGCAAGATTTACAGCAAAAAAAACGCGCAACAGCCGTTGCTAAAATAAAACAACTGATTGAAACCAATGCTGAGCTAAAACAGCATTGGGGTGGTATTGCCCGTATCGCCGCAAGTATCAATGAAGCCATGCTCGCTGAAGCTGCGGCTTACATGTATTTAGGTGAAAATCCTGAGCACCCAGGCATTGTATTACAAACCGCAGGCATCATTGCTGAATGTGGAAAAATCGAGCAAGCCATAGAGTTAGTCTTAACCTTAAACGCAATTGACGGTTCATTTTCCCATCAACATTTTTTAGCGACTGCCTATAGCCAAATTGGTCAAAGTGACAAAGCGGTTAATCACGCTAAAAAAGCAATTGAACTGAGTCCACAATCGGCCAGTACTTGGTTACTTATTGCCAGCTTAACAAACGCCCAAGACCATCCTGAATTGGTCAACAAAATGACGTCATTAACCGATTCATTTATCGGTAAAGATGCTCAACATGACATTCCTTTTTGGTATGCGCTGGGCAAATACAATTTGGACTTAAATCAAGTTGAACAAGGCGTTGAAATGTTTGAAAAGGGCGCTACGCTGATGCAAAAGCTACGCCGATACGATAGCCAACGAGATGTGGCGATTAGTAATGATTTGATTAACCATTTTAGTCCAGAGTACTTTAATGACGTTGAGCCACTTCGTAATTTATCAGACAAAGCCCCGATATTCTTGATTGGTTTACCACGCTCGGGCACCACGCTTACCCAACACATTTTATCGGCTCATTCCGCTGTTGCAGGGGGCGGTGAGCTAAATGCATTAACCATGGCCGTGTCATCGGTAGGTTTTGATAAAGTCAAAGCGCTAGCCAACGTGCAAGAAGCCGAACAGCAGCATATTATGGCGAATATTCGTCAACAGTATATGCAGTTGGTCTCTTCTCGCTTTGGCGCCAACGCTCTTGTCGTTGACAAAACGTTGAATTTAAATCGCTATTTAGGGGTTATTGCCAAAGTATTTCCCGATGCGAAAATTGTCCATATTGACCGTGATTTACAAGATACGGCTTGGTCGTGTTTTCGCACTTACTTTAACCAGGGCTTGGAATGGAGTAACGATTTCAGTGACATTGGCCGCTTTTTTAAAGTCGAAACCAATTTAAATCGCTACTGGCAACCCTTTATTAAACCACAAAGTCAACGAATTCAGTATGAGGCTCTAACCCAACAACCAGAAGCCGTTATTCGTTCGTTACTGGCTTACCTTGAACTTGAATTTGAACCGGCCTGTTTACATTCACATCAATCGAAGCAAGTGGTAACCACTGCCAGTGTGCAACAGGTAAGGCAACCAATTAATCAAAACTCTGTGCAATCGTCGCAACCAGTACGAGATAAAATGACTGACTTTACTTTACACCTAGTCTAG
- the rpsB gene encoding 30S ribosomal protein S2, which translates to MPNVSMRDMLKAGVHFGHKTRYWNPKMKSYIFGARDKVHIINLEQTVPMFNNALSFLESVSAKKGKVLFVGTKRAASDAVKEAAVKCDQFYVNHRWLGGMLTNWKTVRQSIKRLKDLENQSQDGTFDALTKKEALMRTREMEKLEKSLGGIKNMGGLPDALFVIDADHEHIAIKEANNLGIPVISVVDTNSNPDGVDYIIPGNDDAIRAVSLYLESAAQAVVEGREANIAVAAEKDGFIEAE; encoded by the coding sequence ATGCCAAACGTTTCAATGCGCGACATGCTTAAGGCCGGTGTTCACTTCGGTCACAAAACCCGTTACTGGAACCCAAAAATGAAATCTTACATTTTTGGTGCACGTGACAAGGTTCATATCATCAACCTTGAGCAAACTGTTCCTATGTTCAACAACGCTTTAAGCTTCTTAGAATCAGTTTCTGCTAAGAAAGGTAAAGTTTTATTTGTTGGTACTAAACGTGCAGCAAGCGACGCTGTTAAAGAAGCAGCTGTTAAATGTGATCAATTCTACGTAAACCACCGCTGGTTAGGTGGTATGTTGACTAACTGGAAAACAGTTCGTCAATCTATCAAGCGTTTAAAAGATCTTGAAAACCAAAGCCAAGACGGTACTTTTGATGCTTTAACTAAAAAAGAAGCATTAATGCGTACTCGTGAAATGGAAAAGCTAGAGAAGAGCCTAGGTGGTATCAAAAACATGGGCGGTCTTCCAGATGCATTATTTGTTATCGATGCTGACCATGAGCACATTGCCATTAAAGAAGCTAACAACTTAGGTATTCCAGTAATTTCTGTAGTTGATACTAACTCTAACCCAGACGGTGTTGATTACATCATCCCTGGTAACGACGATGCAATCCGTGCTGTAAGCTTATACCTAGAGTCAGCTGCACAAGCAGTTGTTGAAGGTCGTGAAGCAAACATTGCTGTTGCAGCAGAAAAAGACGGTTTTATCGAAGCTGAATAA
- the frr gene encoding ribosome recycling factor — protein sequence MINEIKQDAQTRMGKSIEALKGQLNKIRTGRAHASLLDNITVEYYGVDSPLSQVGNISTPDARTIAITVFDKTMIGAVEKAIMKSDLGLNPSSQGTLIRIPLPPLTEERRRDLVKVVGGEIESGKIAIRNIRRDANSDIKSLNKEKEISDDEARQAEDEIQKITNDFIKKADELAAAKEKELMEI from the coding sequence TTGATTAACGAAATTAAACAAGATGCTCAAACCCGCATGGGTAAAAGTATTGAAGCGTTAAAAGGTCAATTAAATAAAATTCGTACTGGTCGTGCGCACGCTTCTTTGTTGGATAACATCACTGTTGAATACTATGGTGTAGATTCACCTTTATCTCAAGTTGGTAATATCTCAACGCCAGACGCGCGCACAATTGCAATTACCGTATTTGATAAAACCATGATCGGTGCGGTAGAAAAAGCGATTATGAAGTCTGACTTAGGTTTAAACCCTTCTTCACAAGGCACCTTAATTCGTATTCCATTACCTCCGTTAACGGAAGAACGTCGTCGTGATTTAGTGAAAGTTGTTGGTGGTGAAATCGAATCAGGTAAAATTGCTATTCGTAATATTCGTCGTGATGCCAACTCTGATATTAAATCTCTAAACAAAGAGAAAGAAATCAGTGATGATGAAGCACGTCAAGCGGAAGATGAAATTCAAAAAATTACCAATGATTTCATTAAGAAAGCAGATGAACTTGCCGCTGCAAAAGAAAAAGAGTTAATGGAAATTTAA
- the tsf gene encoding translation elongation factor Ts — protein MAITAKQVKELRDRTGAGMMDCKKALQETDGDIELAIENMRKSGQAKAAKKAGNIAAEGAIIIKQAEGVAALVEVNCQTDFVAKDSNFLTFANEVADYAIANKTSIEELQAHFEETRVALVAKIGENINIRRIQFIEGTALASYIHGGTIGVVVAGEGDAESLKHVAMHVAASKPEYVNPSDVPADVVEKEKAIQIEIAMNEGKPAEIAEKMVSGRMKKFTGEISLTGQAFIMEPKRTVGDILKEKGVSVSNFIRLEVGEGIEKKTEDFAAEVEAQIAAAKGE, from the coding sequence ATGGCAATTACTGCTAAACAAGTTAAAGAACTTCGTGACCGCACTGGCGCGGGCATGATGGACTGTAAAAAAGCATTACAAGAAACTGATGGTGACATCGAACTAGCGATTGAAAACATGCGTAAATCTGGCCAAGCGAAAGCGGCTAAGAAAGCTGGTAACATCGCTGCTGAAGGTGCTATCATCATCAAGCAAGCTGAAGGTGTAGCTGCTCTTGTTGAAGTTAACTGTCAAACTGACTTCGTAGCAAAAGACTCTAACTTCTTAACTTTCGCAAACGAAGTTGCTGATTACGCCATTGCTAACAAAACTTCAATTGAAGAGTTACAAGCTCACTTTGAAGAAACTCGTGTTGCTCTAGTAGCTAAAATTGGCGAAAACATCAACATTCGTCGCATCCAGTTTATCGAAGGCACTGCATTAGCATCTTACATCCACGGTGGCACTATCGGTGTTGTTGTTGCTGGTGAAGGTGATGCCGAGTCATTAAAGCACGTTGCTATGCACGTTGCTGCTTCTAAGCCTGAGTACGTTAACCCATCTGACGTTCCAGCTGACGTAGTTGAGAAAGAAAAAGCTATCCAAATCGAAATCGCGATGAACGAAGGTAAACCTGCTGAAATCGCTGAGAAAATGGTTTCTGGCCGTATGAAGAAATTCACTGGCGAGATCTCTCTAACTGGTCAAGCTTTCATCATGGAACCAAAGCGTACTGTTGGTGACATTCTTAAAGAAAAAGGCGTATCAGTAAGCAACTTTATCCGTTTAGAAGTGGGTGAAGGTATCGAGAAGAAAACTGAAGATTTCGCTGCTGAAGTAGAAGCACAAATCGCGGCAGCTAAAGGCGAGTAA
- the dapD gene encoding 2,3,4,5-tetrahydropyridine-2,6-dicarboxylate N-succinyltransferase, protein MTTELQNIIESAFESRASITPSNVSPEIKNAVLQALALLNKGEARVAEKVDGQWVVNQWLKKAVLLSFRIYDNQVIHGAESTFFDKVPLKYDGYGQADFEADGVRIVPGASVRTGSFIGKNVVVMPSFVNIGAYVGEGTMVDTWATVGSCAQIGKNVHLSGGVGIGGVLEPLQAGPTIIEDNCFIGARSEIVEGVVVEQDSVISMGVYIGKSTKIFDRETGEVHYGRVPAGSVVVPGNLPSKCGTCSLYAAIIVKKVDAKTLAKTGINELLRSIDSE, encoded by the coding sequence ATGACCACAGAATTACAAAACATTATTGAATCAGCCTTTGAAAGTCGTGCTAGCATCACCCCTTCCAATGTCAGCCCTGAAATTAAAAACGCCGTACTACAAGCACTTGCTCTACTTAATAAAGGCGAAGCACGTGTTGCCGAAAAAGTAGATGGACAATGGGTGGTCAACCAATGGTTAAAAAAAGCCGTATTGCTTTCTTTTAGAATTTACGACAACCAAGTTATTCATGGCGCAGAAAGCACCTTCTTCGATAAAGTGCCATTAAAATACGATGGCTATGGCCAAGCCGATTTTGAAGCGGATGGTGTTCGTATTGTTCCTGGGGCTTCGGTACGTACCGGTAGCTTTATTGGTAAAAATGTTGTGGTGATGCCTTCGTTTGTCAATATTGGCGCCTATGTTGGCGAAGGTACAATGGTGGATACCTGGGCGACTGTCGGCTCTTGTGCGCAAATTGGTAAGAACGTGCACTTATCCGGTGGTGTAGGTATTGGTGGGGTATTAGAGCCCCTGCAAGCCGGTCCAACCATCATTGAGGACAATTGTTTTATCGGTGCTCGTTCTGAGATTGTTGAAGGCGTTGTGGTTGAACAAGACTCGGTAATATCTATGGGTGTATACATAGGTAAATCAACGAAGATATTCGACCGTGAAACCGGCGAAGTACACTACGGACGAGTGCCTGCGGGATCCGTCGTAGTACCAGGCAACTTACCATCAAAATGTGGTACCTGTAGCTTGTATGCGGCGATCATTGTCAAGAAAGTCGATGCGAAAACATTAGCTAAAACAGGCATCAATGAACTGCTTCGCTCTATTGATAGTGAATAA
- the map gene encoding type I methionyl aminopeptidase: protein MSIAIKTQDEIAKMRIAGKLAASVLEMIEPHVKVGVTTAELDRICAEYTAKHHALSAPLNYGADDDGEGGFPKSICTSVNHVVCHGIPSDQTLQDGDIINIDITCKIFLDSEDTPESERRYYHGDTSKMFLVGNVSPENRRLCRITQESLYVALSKVKPGARFSDIGAAIQKHVKKAGRYGIVKDFCGHGIGWVFHEEPQILHYKNADHRVMKEGMVFTIEPMINMGKGGTKLDPNDGWTAYTVDGKNSAQFEHTIAVTKNGCEILTHRAEEKDLPRIMVN, encoded by the coding sequence ATGAGTATTGCTATCAAAACTCAGGATGAAATTGCAAAAATGCGCATTGCCGGCAAACTTGCTGCCAGCGTTTTAGAAATGATTGAACCGCACGTAAAAGTCGGTGTCACCACAGCGGAGCTCGACCGTATTTGTGCCGAGTACACGGCCAAACACCATGCTTTATCGGCGCCATTAAATTATGGTGCGGATGATGATGGCGAAGGTGGTTTTCCTAAGTCTATTTGTACCTCGGTGAATCACGTAGTGTGTCACGGCATTCCGTCTGATCAAACATTGCAAGACGGTGATATCATCAATATTGATATTACCTGTAAAATCTTCCTTGATTCTGAAGATACCCCAGAAAGTGAGCGACGTTACTATCATGGTGACACCTCTAAGATGTTCTTGGTAGGCAATGTGTCACCAGAAAATCGTCGCTTGTGTCGCATTACTCAAGAAAGCTTGTATGTTGCTTTGAGCAAAGTAAAACCTGGTGCTCGTTTTTCCGATATTGGCGCCGCTATCCAAAAGCACGTTAAAAAAGCCGGTCGTTACGGCATCGTGAAAGATTTTTGTGGTCACGGGATTGGCTGGGTGTTCCATGAAGAGCCGCAAATTTTACACTACAAAAATGCCGACCATAGGGTCATGAAAGAAGGCATGGTGTTCACCATAGAACCTATGATCAATATGGGTAAAGGTGGCACCAAACTTGACCCTAATGATGGCTGGACGGCGTACACCGTCGATGGTAAAAACTCAGCGCAATTTGAGCATACTATTGCGGTAACCAAAAACGGTTGTGAAATTTTAACCCACCGAGCAGAAGAAAAGGATCTGCCAAGAATTATGGTCAATTAA